A portion of the Punica granatum isolate Tunisia-2019 chromosome 7, ASM765513v2, whole genome shotgun sequence genome contains these proteins:
- the LOC116214474 gene encoding cysteine proteinase inhibitor 1-like: protein MRCKLLLTSLLLLAAAFSITGLGGWKPIKDLNDPYIQEIANLAVTEYDRRSKVSLVLVSMKSSESQVVKGSVYHLIISATNGTTTADYDAIVPDKLDHSRELTSFKPVKS from the coding sequence ATGAGGTGCAAGCTACTCCTAacctccctcctcctcctcgccGCTGCCTTCTCCATAACTGGCTTAGGCGGGTGGAAGCCCATAAAGGACCTCAACGACCCATACATTCAGGAAATCGCAAATTTGGCCGTCACTGAATATGATAGAAGGTCGAAAGTGAGCCTAGTGCTCGTGAGCATGAAGAGCAGTGAGTCCCAGGTGGTCAAAGGGTCGGTCTACCACCTTATCATCTCAGCGACAAACGGGACCACCACAGCAGATTACGACGCCATCGTCCCGGACAAACTTGACCATTCGAGGGAACTCACTTCATTCAAGCCTGTTAAATCCTAA
- the LOC116212927 gene encoding probably inactive leucine-rich repeat receptor-like protein kinase At5g48380, with amino-acid sequence MVLLKGRSFRLFLIVVFLGLSLCIVPIRGDERDVDCLRSIWESVEDPYHYLKSTWNFSNISKGAICSFTGVECWHPDDNKVLNVKLGNMKLKGSFPLGLANCTSLTGLDLSNNDFSGPLPSNISKIVVYLTALDLSSNNFSGQIPADLAECKYLNVLNLDHNQFSGQIPAELGLLNRIKTFSVANNLLSGPIPKFQANFTEEDFANNPGLCGAPLPPCNI; translated from the coding sequence ATGGTGCTTCTTAAAGGCCGAAGCTTTCGCCTTTTTCTCATCGTCGTGTTTCTTGGGTTGTCGCTCTGTATAGTTCCGATCCGTGGGGATGAGCGCGATGTTGATTGCCTGAGAAGCATATGGGAATCGGTCGAAGACCCTTATCATTACTTAAAAAGCACGTGGAATTTCAGCAACATTAGCAAAGGCGCCATCTGCTCTTTCACCGGTGTCGAGTGCTGGCACCCGGACGACAATAAGGTCCTCAACGTCAAGCTCGGGAACATGAAACTCAAGGGGTCCTTCCCTCTCGGCCTCGCGAATTGCACGAGCCTGACAGGGTTGGACCTCTCGAACAACGATTTCTCGGGACCTCTCCCTTCCAATATATCGAAGATCGTCGTGTACTTGACTGCCTTGGACCTGTCGTCAAATAACTTCTCGGGTCAAATCCCTGCAGACCTCGCGGAATGCAAATATCTGAACGTACTCAATCTGGACCACAACCAGTTCTCGGGTCAGATTCCTGCAGAGCTCGGCTTGCTCAACCGGATAAAGACATTCAGTGTAGCCAACAATCTTCTATCAGGGCCGATCCCAAAGTTCCAGGCAAATTTTACGGAAGAAGACTTTGCTAATAATCCCGGGCTCTGCGGAGCACCTCTACCTCcttgtaatatataa
- the LOC116215546 gene encoding binding partner of ACD11 1 isoform X1: MSGLIECLLLNLFSLSVRSSTVGDRHWISFLLFILRDFTATMYPGGYTAEVTSLSPKATEKEVYDFFVNCGPIEFVEIIRSGEYACTAYVTFKDHYALETALLLSGAKIADRVVSISRWGSFVDDSDPWSWKPENNSSTAVHTNQFVSSPSEAITVAQDVVKTMIAKGYDLGKDVLVKAKAFDESHQVSSSAASKVVELSNRIGLTEKINTGMEVVKTIDDRLHVSEITKSAAVVTGTAAVVAVTVTAEAAAAASSAVVNSGYFSKGALWVSDALSRAANAASNLATQGSK, encoded by the exons atgtctGGATTGATCGAATGTCTTCTGCTCAACCTCTTCAGTCTCTCTGTTAGAAGCTCAACTGTCG GTGATCGTCATTggatttcttttcttctcttcattTTGCGGGATTTCACGGCAACAATGTACCCTGGAGGTTATACGGCCGAAGTGACTAGTTTGTCCCCCAAAGCTACAGAGAAGGAAGTTTATGACTTCTTTGTGAACTGTGGGCCGATTGAATTTGTCGAGATCATCAG GTCTGGTGAGTATGCGTGCACAGCTTACGTGACCTTTAAAGATCACTATGCTCTTGAAACTGCCCTGTTGCTCAGT GGAGCTAAAATTGCTGATCGAGTTGTGAGCATATCTCGTTGGGGTTCGTTTGTCGATGACTCCGATCCCTGGTCATGGAAGCCTGAGAACAACAGTTCCACA GCTGTACATACAAATCAATTTGTTTCCTCCCCTAGCGAGGCAATAACAGTAGCACAAGACGTTGTCAAGACAATGATAGCAAAGGGATATGATCTCGGCAAGGATGTGCTTGTAAAAGCCAAAGCCTTCGATGAGTCCCATCAAGTCTCATCTTCTGCAGCTTCAAAAGTAGTCGAGCTGAGCAACAGGATCGGCCTAACCGAGAAGATAAACACAGGCATGGAAGTGGTGAAGACAATCGACGATAGATTGCATGTCTCAGAGATCACAAAATCAGCCGCGGTCGTCACCGGGACAGCAGCTGTTGTGGCAGTGACGGTCACAGCAGAGGCTGCGGCAGCTGCTTCTTCTGCTGTGGTCAACAGCGGCTACTTCTCTAAGGGTGCTCTCTGGGTATCGGATGCTCTCAGTCGGGCTGCTAATGCGGCCTCCAATTTGGCCACCCAAGGCAGTAAGTAA
- the LOC116213294 gene encoding transcription factor PRE6-like: MSGSRRSSSRSRQQSSGSSSISDDQIIELVSKLRQVLPEIRERRSDKVSASKVLQETCNHIRRLNREVDDLSERLSQLLTTIDADSAEAAIIRSLITQ, translated from the exons ATGTCTGGCAGCCGAAGGTCGTCGTCCAGATCGAGGCAGCAGTCGTCAGGGTCCTCAAGTATCAGCGACGATCAAATCATTGAGCTTGTCTCGAAGTTACGTCAAGTCCTTCCAGAGATCCGCGAGCGGCGCTCCGATAAA GTATCGGCTTCGAAGGTATTGCAAGAGACATGCAACCATATAAGGAGACTGAACCGGGAAGTTGATGATCTGAGCGAGAGGCTCTCCCAGCTACTGACCACCATCGATGCCGATAGTGCAGAGGCCGCTATCATTAGGAGCTTAATTACGCAATAA
- the LOC116215546 gene encoding binding partner of ACD11 1 isoform X2, with the protein MYPGGYTAEVTSLSPKATEKEVYDFFVNCGPIEFVEIIRSGEYACTAYVTFKDHYALETALLLSGAKIADRVVSISRWGSFVDDSDPWSWKPENNSSTAVHTNQFVSSPSEAITVAQDVVKTMIAKGYDLGKDVLVKAKAFDESHQVSSSAASKVVELSNRIGLTEKINTGMEVVKTIDDRLHVSEITKSAAVVTGTAAVVAVTVTAEAAAAASSAVVNSGYFSKGALWVSDALSRAANAASNLATQGSK; encoded by the exons ATGTACCCTGGAGGTTATACGGCCGAAGTGACTAGTTTGTCCCCCAAAGCTACAGAGAAGGAAGTTTATGACTTCTTTGTGAACTGTGGGCCGATTGAATTTGTCGAGATCATCAG GTCTGGTGAGTATGCGTGCACAGCTTACGTGACCTTTAAAGATCACTATGCTCTTGAAACTGCCCTGTTGCTCAGT GGAGCTAAAATTGCTGATCGAGTTGTGAGCATATCTCGTTGGGGTTCGTTTGTCGATGACTCCGATCCCTGGTCATGGAAGCCTGAGAACAACAGTTCCACA GCTGTACATACAAATCAATTTGTTTCCTCCCCTAGCGAGGCAATAACAGTAGCACAAGACGTTGTCAAGACAATGATAGCAAAGGGATATGATCTCGGCAAGGATGTGCTTGTAAAAGCCAAAGCCTTCGATGAGTCCCATCAAGTCTCATCTTCTGCAGCTTCAAAAGTAGTCGAGCTGAGCAACAGGATCGGCCTAACCGAGAAGATAAACACAGGCATGGAAGTGGTGAAGACAATCGACGATAGATTGCATGTCTCAGAGATCACAAAATCAGCCGCGGTCGTCACCGGGACAGCAGCTGTTGTGGCAGTGACGGTCACAGCAGAGGCTGCGGCAGCTGCTTCTTCTGCTGTGGTCAACAGCGGCTACTTCTCTAAGGGTGCTCTCTGGGTATCGGATGCTCTCAGTCGGGCTGCTAATGCGGCCTCCAATTTGGCCACCCAAGGCAGTAAGTAA